A window of the Roseburia sp. 831b genome harbors these coding sequences:
- a CDS encoding ABC transporter ATP-binding protein, whose protein sequence is MTPMKWFFSFLKKYRGLMVLGMVLTTILAVLLVVNPYLSGQIVDQVIQGQNYDLLMPMVACLLGVTIVLGILRFFYQLVFETASQGVLYDMRDKVYRKLLEEDFAFYNKKRTGDLMSRQTGDMDAIRHFVAYVIYNVYQYSLMFLFALIMIFTVNVKLALCMVAVLPFTALCTYFQSKDVYPAFQRNRDCFSSLNAFVQENVSGNRVVKAFASEQYEIERFEKENDKFRDAQVAASRVWMKYVPIFEVLSYALTVILILYGGYMVIQGEITLGQLVTVNGYLWMLNTPLRMAGWLVNDIGNFVTSVEKIYHTYSEEPDVKTPVREHKRQQLKGAVEFRDVSYRADDEDIIQDINFKVEPGETVGIIGSTGAGKSTVMNLLCRFYDATEGQVLVDGTDVREMDLYALRDNIGMAMQDVFLFSDTIEGNIAYGRSDSSFEEVRQAAIKADANHFIKQLPEGYDTIVGERGVGLSGGQKQRISLARALLKNPSILILDDTTSAVDMETESYIQEQLGRIEKDCTIFIIAYRISSIKDADKILVMDNGRIVEQGTHEELVKANGYYASAFHHQYGEVPEEIKNGSYKKGGKQNG, encoded by the coding sequence ATGACACCAATGAAATGGTTTTTTTCTTTTTTGAAAAAATACAGAGGGTTGATGGTTCTGGGAATGGTTTTGACTACAATATTAGCTGTATTGTTGGTTGTCAATCCATATTTGTCCGGACAGATTGTCGATCAGGTTATTCAGGGGCAAAATTATGACCTGCTGATGCCGATGGTTGCCTGTCTGTTGGGCGTGACGATTGTGCTCGGAATCTTACGTTTCTTCTATCAGCTTGTCTTTGAGACAGCGTCACAGGGCGTGCTCTACGATATGCGTGACAAAGTCTACCGGAAGCTGTTAGAGGAGGATTTCGCATTTTACAACAAAAAGCGGACGGGTGATCTGATGAGCCGTCAGACAGGGGACATGGACGCTATCCGGCATTTTGTGGCGTATGTTATTTATAATGTCTATCAGTATTCGTTGATGTTTTTGTTTGCGCTCATCATGATTTTTACGGTGAATGTGAAGCTTGCGCTCTGCATGGTGGCGGTGCTTCCGTTTACGGCGCTGTGCACGTATTTTCAGTCGAAGGATGTTTATCCGGCGTTCCAGCGCAACCGGGACTGCTTTTCGTCCCTGAATGCGTTTGTGCAGGAAAATGTCAGCGGAAACCGCGTGGTAAAGGCATTTGCGAGTGAACAGTATGAGATTGAGCGTTTTGAAAAAGAAAATGATAAATTCCGCGATGCGCAGGTGGCGGCATCGAGAGTTTGGATGAAATATGTGCCGATTTTTGAAGTGCTTTCCTATGCGCTGACGGTGATTCTGATTTTATACGGCGGCTACATGGTGATTCAGGGCGAGATTACATTGGGACAGCTTGTAACGGTCAACGGTTATCTCTGGATGCTGAATACGCCGCTCCGTATGGCGGGATGGCTGGTCAATGACATCGGCAATTTTGTGACCTCGGTTGAAAAAATCTACCATACATACAGCGAGGAACCGGATGTCAAAACACCGGTGCGTGAACACAAACGGCAGCAGTTAAAGGGTGCCGTTGAGTTTCGGGATGTTTCGTACCGTGCGGATGATGAGGACATCATTCAGGATATTAATTTTAAAGTAGAGCCGGGAGAAACGGTAGGAATTATCGGTTCCACCGGAGCAGGAAAATCTACGGTGATGAATCTGCTCTGCCGTTTTTATGATGCAACGGAGGGGCAGGTATTGGTGGATGGCACGGATGTGCGGGAGATGGATTTGTATGCACTTCGCGATAATATTGGAATGGCGATGCAGGATGTGTTCCTTTTCTCGGACACAATCGAGGGAAATATCGCATACGGAAGGTCGGACAGCAGCTTTGAGGAGGTGCGCCAGGCAGCCATCAAGGCGGACGCAAACCACTTTATCAAGCAGCTCCCGGAAGGGTACGATACGATTGTCGGCGAGCGTGGCGTTGGTCTTTCCGGTGGACAGAAACAGCGTATTTCGCTGGCGCGTGCTCTTTTGAAAAATCCATCCATCTTAATTTTGGATGATACGACTTCGGCGGTGGATATGGAGACGGAGAGCTACATTCAGGAGCAGCTTGGCAGAATTGAAAAGGATTGTACGATTTTCATTATTGCATACCGGATTTCTTCTATTAAAGATGCAGATAAAATACTCGTGATGGACAACGGCAGAATCGTGGAGCAGGGAACGCACGAGGAGCTTGTAAAAGCGAACGGTTACTATGCTTCGGCGTTCCATCACCAGTATGGAGAAGTGCCGGAGGAAATCAAGAACGGAAGTTACAAGAAAGGGGGAAAACAGAATGGCTAG
- a CDS encoding ABC transporter ATP-binding protein yields the protein MARNRYDVDEVLEDSFDINQLKRLASYIAPYKKKMAGVIVLMLLSSAATMLIPIFLQNVMDTCIPEKDMKMIVVYSLLTLLIAFFSAWALRIKIKTMSVVGQDIVHQIRSDIFAHLQELPFSYYDDRPHGKIQVRVVNYVNSLSDLLSNGIVNTFTDMCNLVFILIFMLYLDPRLTLICLCGLPFLVLVIVFIKKKQRVAWQIQSNKQSNLNAYIAESINGIQVTQSFVREEENTGIFNHLSKNYRKSWMRAVTYNFTMGPSVDIISTLTTIAVYILGVRWILAPDGNLTVGVLVAFTAYIGRFWTPINTLAGFYNTLLTAISYLERIFETIDEPVLVKDAPDAKEMPEIKGEVRFEHVTFGYEEGQSILKDINFTAEAGKTYAIVGPTGAGKTTIVNLISRFYNVNSGKILIDGVDIAGVTLHSLRTQMGIMMQDSFIFSGTILDNIRYGKQDATEEEVIAAAKTVCAHDFIMSMENGYHTQVNERGSRLSAGQRQLISFARALLADPKILILDEATSSIDTETELLLQKGLNELLKGRTSFIIAHRLSTIRNADCIMYVDKGSILERGNHDELIEKKGEYYDLYMSQFDFLAAE from the coding sequence ATGGCTAGAAACCGTTATGATGTGGACGAAGTATTAGAGGACAGCTTCGACATCAACCAGTTAAAACGCTTAGCGTCCTACATTGCGCCCTACAAAAAGAAAATGGCAGGCGTTATTGTTCTGATGCTTCTTTCCTCGGCAGCGACAATGCTGATACCGATTTTTTTACAGAATGTAATGGATACCTGTATCCCGGAAAAAGATATGAAAATGATTGTAGTTTATAGCCTGCTGACGCTGCTCATCGCGTTTTTCTCTGCATGGGCATTGCGCATAAAAATAAAGACAATGAGCGTGGTGGGACAGGATATTGTTCACCAGATTCGTTCCGATATTTTTGCACACTTGCAGGAACTGCCGTTTTCTTACTACGATGACCGCCCACATGGCAAGATTCAGGTGCGTGTCGTCAACTACGTCAATAGTTTAAGCGACCTGCTCAGCAACGGTATTGTAAATACTTTTACCGATATGTGTAACCTTGTTTTCATTCTGATATTCATGCTGTATTTAGACCCAAGGCTCACGTTAATCTGCCTTTGCGGTCTGCCGTTTCTTGTGCTTGTCATTGTCTTCATCAAGAAAAAACAGCGTGTGGCATGGCAGATTCAGAGCAATAAGCAGTCAAACTTAAATGCCTACATCGCCGAGAGTATCAACGGAATCCAGGTAACGCAGTCTTTTGTGCGTGAGGAGGAGAATACCGGAATTTTCAACCATTTGAGTAAAAATTACCGGAAATCCTGGATGCGTGCGGTTACATACAATTTTACAATGGGACCGAGCGTGGATATTATTTCCACATTAACTACAATCGCAGTTTATATTCTTGGTGTGCGCTGGATTTTAGCACCGGACGGAAACCTGACCGTCGGTGTGCTGGTAGCGTTTACAGCATACATTGGAAGATTCTGGACACCGATTAACACATTGGCGGGATTTTATAATACGCTTTTGACCGCAATCTCTTATTTGGAGCGAATCTTTGAGACGATTGATGAGCCTGTTCTGGTAAAAGATGCACCGGACGCAAAAGAAATGCCGGAAATTAAAGGAGAAGTCCGGTTTGAGCATGTGACATTCGGCTACGAAGAGGGGCAGAGTATTTTAAAAGACATCAATTTTACGGCGGAAGCAGGAAAAACCTACGCGATTGTCGGACCGACCGGAGCAGGAAAGACCACGATTGTCAATCTGATAAGCCGGTTTTACAACGTAAACAGTGGAAAAATCCTCATCGACGGAGTGGATATTGCAGGCGTCACGCTTCATTCACTCAGAACCCAGATGGGAATTATGATGCAGGACAGCTTCATTTTCTCCGGAACCATATTAGACAATATCCGTTATGGAAAACAGGATGCCACGGAGGAAGAAGTGATTGCAGCAGCAAAAACGGTGTGTGCCCACGATTTTATCATGAGCATGGAGAATGGTTACCACACGCAGGTCAACGAGCGTGGAAGCCGTCTGTCCGCCGGACAAAGACAGTTAATCTCGTTTGCGAGAGCATTGCTTGCCGACCCGAAAATCCTGATTTTAGATGAGGCGACTTCAAGTATCGATACGGAGACGGAACTTCTTTTACAGAAAGGATTAAACGAGTTGTTGAAGGGAAGAACTTCTTTTATCATCGCGCATCGTCTTTCCACGATTCGCAACGCGGATTGCATCATGTACGTGGATAAAGGCAGCATCTTAGAGCGCGGAAATCATGATGAGCTGATTGAGAAAAAGGGCGAATATTATGACCTCTATATGTCACAGTTTGATTTTCTGGCTGCGGAGTAA
- a CDS encoding PadR family transcriptional regulator, with amino-acid sequence MIPSQMLKGTLEGCILKVISEKETYGYEISEKLRAYGFSDISEGTIYPLLLRLEKNGLITAEHRQSPVGPKRKYFSISPEGKVELEQFYVSWQELSGAINRIFTETKMELEGMEHDAKNKNVTEGK; translated from the coding sequence GTGATACCATCACAAATGCTGAAAGGGACACTGGAAGGCTGCATTTTAAAGGTTATCAGCGAGAAGGAGACATACGGATACGAGATATCTGAAAAGCTGCGTGCATACGGTTTTTCGGACATTTCGGAGGGAACGATTTACCCGCTTTTGCTCCGGCTTGAGAAAAATGGGTTGATTACGGCGGAGCACCGCCAGTCACCAGTTGGACCGAAGCGCAAATATTTTTCTATTTCCCCGGAGGGAAAAGTGGAATTGGAACAGTTTTATGTGAGCTGGCAGGAGCTGTCCGGAGCAATCAATCGTATTTTTACAGAAACAAAGATGGAATTGGAGGGCATGGAACATGATGCGAAAAACAAGAATGTTACAGAAGGAAAATAA